The following coding sequences lie in one Pontibacter sp. G13 genomic window:
- a CDS encoding MMPL family transporter, with protein MNHLLKYRRIWLGILMLGTLILGYGVTKVRINFSFDQFYPKDDPEYTYYSQYIQQFQEEQNFINYIALKAPGEDVFDREFLKRADSVFEAIRALPGTDSLVSATSVEQYRLKTLKMVSSPWMEFETEADLRKSRKRIEQDSLLIGGLITRDFQHVCAFVFIEPEIFDTRKRDEFNQSVVEVLESSGIPYVISGIPYIRTQYIGKIGRELLMFMSISICLIISVLFWIYRTGWGVWIPVAAVLLGLMWIMGIMGYTGQSVDLISNLLIPLMFVVGTSDVIHLTTRFLQENERSDSPHEAMRITLKEIGLSIFLTSLTTAVGFASLLVSRVPPIRNFGLYAAIGVVLTYILTIILLPNAFLWLSRKKKLTQKRGFGNQPQWNTWMDQVFRWVMQEGRLIGWTFGGLVALSIALIFTIPTNTFLIEDIGEDDPIKQSMYFFEEQSVGLRPFELGIHMKGEHLATDRDFLVQLDSIQEWLDGRQQFGIFLSPATLVKEANYLAHFNRAHHRRIPDSQEEIDRMIGFMANYGGNDLMAKVTTQDFKQARISSRVPDLGTDEFEKLYRDLDEYVLAHCDTSMFSYRYTGQAFLTEHNLMYVRRSLLFGLGIAFAIVGLIMGMLFKSWRMLLISMVPNVIPLIFTGGIMGAFQINLTASTALVFVIAFGIAVDDTIHFLMRYRKEIQIGNPVDVAIRNTLHGTGKAMIITSLILVAGFMMLCFSDFGGTWSTGMFTSLTIGFALLSDLVLLPVLIRWVYPTEISRDNSLRSSS; from the coding sequence ATGAACCACCTTTTGAAGTACCGGAGAATCTGGCTGGGTATTTTGATGCTCGGAACCTTGATACTGGGATATGGTGTGACCAAGGTCCGGATCAATTTTAGCTTCGACCAATTCTATCCCAAGGATGATCCCGAGTACACCTATTATTCGCAGTACATCCAGCAATTTCAAGAAGAGCAAAACTTCATCAACTATATCGCGCTCAAGGCACCGGGGGAAGATGTCTTTGATCGAGAATTCCTAAAACGTGCCGACTCCGTTTTTGAAGCTATCAGGGCCCTGCCCGGAACCGACTCGTTGGTTTCGGCCACGAGCGTGGAGCAGTATCGCCTGAAAACGCTGAAAATGGTGTCGTCGCCCTGGATGGAGTTCGAGACCGAGGCTGATTTGAGGAAGAGTCGTAAGCGGATTGAGCAGGATTCTCTCCTGATAGGCGGATTGATCACGCGAGATTTTCAGCATGTCTGTGCATTTGTATTCATTGAACCGGAGATTTTCGATACGCGGAAGCGAGATGAATTCAACCAATCGGTGGTCGAGGTCTTGGAGTCCTCGGGCATTCCATACGTGATATCCGGCATTCCCTACATCCGGACCCAATATATTGGCAAAATTGGGCGAGAGCTCCTCATGTTCATGTCCATCTCCATTTGCCTGATCATCTCGGTCCTATTTTGGATTTATCGAACGGGATGGGGCGTATGGATTCCGGTTGCAGCAGTTCTATTGGGACTGATGTGGATCATGGGTATCATGGGATATACCGGCCAGTCGGTGGACTTGATCTCGAATCTGCTCATTCCGCTGATGTTCGTAGTCGGTACCAGTGATGTGATTCATTTAACCACGAGATTTCTTCAGGAAAATGAGCGCAGCGATTCTCCCCACGAAGCCATGCGCATCACGCTCAAGGAAATCGGCCTCTCTATCTTTTTGACTTCCTTGACGACCGCTGTAGGGTTTGCCTCCCTGCTGGTTTCAAGGGTGCCGCCTATTCGAAACTTTGGTCTGTATGCTGCTATCGGGGTGGTTTTGACCTATATCCTCACCATTATTTTGCTACCGAATGCATTCCTTTGGTTGAGCCGAAAAAAGAAACTCACCCAGAAACGAGGATTCGGAAACCAACCGCAGTGGAATACCTGGATGGATCAGGTGTTTCGATGGGTCATGCAGGAAGGCCGTTTGATTGGCTGGACGTTTGGCGGGCTTGTTGCCTTGAGTATTGCCCTCATTTTCACGATTCCCACCAATACCTTCCTCATTGAGGATATTGGGGAGGACGATCCGATCAAACAATCCATGTATTTCTTCGAGGAGCAATCTGTGGGACTTCGACCTTTCGAACTGGGGATCCATATGAAAGGAGAGCATCTGGCCACGGATCGAGATTTTCTGGTGCAGTTGGATAGCATTCAGGAATGGCTCGATGGGCGTCAGCAGTTCGGAATATTCCTTTCTCCCGCGACCCTCGTGAAGGAGGCCAACTACCTTGCACATTTCAATCGCGCACATCACCGCAGGATTCCGGATTCGCAGGAAGAAATCGACCGCATGATTGGGTTCATGGCGAATTATGGCGGCAATGACCTTATGGCCAAGGTCACTACACAAGATTTCAAGCAGGCACGGATCAGTTCGCGTGTACCTGATTTGGGGACCGATGAATTCGAAAAGCTTTATCGGGACTTGGATGAATATGTTCTGGCGCACTGTGATACCTCCATGTTCAGCTATCGGTACACGGGGCAAGCTTTTTTGACGGAGCATAATCTGATGTATGTCCGGAGAAGCCTACTGTTTGGGTTGGGAATTGCCTTTGCGATTGTGGGATTGATTATGGGGATGCTATTCAAATCTTGGCGCATGCTTCTCATCTCCATGGTACCGAATGTCATTCCACTGATTTTCACGGGCGGCATCATGGGGGCGTTCCAGATCAATCTGACAGCTTCCACCGCTTTGGTATTCGTGATTGCATTTGGGATTGCAGTGGACGACACTATTCATTTCCTGATGCGTTACCGCAAAGAAATCCAAATCGGCAATCCTGTGGATGTGGCGATCCGCAATACCCTACACGGGACCGGAAAAGCGATGATCATCACTTCACTGATCCTGGTGGCGGGATTCATGATGCTTTGTTT